Proteins from one Candidatus Hydrogenedentota bacterium genomic window:
- a CDS encoding PH domain-containing protein: MSQVVCPSCGLSQPVAEEKIGREVYCEECGKKFTAEGLAQDAAAAAAPEYVWEGSPLWRYYFWQTFFGVVLIPALGIGLLLLLGVWFRRISHKYQVTGSHIIARIGIFSVNTIQIAVKDIRSIEIRASFFHRLLGVREILISTAGNAGVELTMHGIPDEVADTIQKLQRK; this comes from the coding sequence ATGAGCCAGGTGGTTTGCCCGTCCTGCGGCCTGAGCCAGCCCGTGGCCGAGGAAAAAATCGGCCGGGAAGTCTACTGCGAGGAGTGCGGGAAGAAGTTCACCGCCGAGGGGCTGGCGCAGGACGCGGCCGCGGCCGCCGCGCCGGAGTACGTCTGGGAGGGCAGCCCGCTCTGGCGCTACTACTTCTGGCAGACCTTCTTCGGCGTGGTGCTCATCCCGGCACTCGGAATCGGGTTGCTGCTCCTGCTGGGGGTGTGGTTCCGCCGCATCTCCCACAAGTACCAGGTGACCGGATCGCACATCATCGCGCGGATCGGCATCTTCTCCGTGAACACCATCCAGATCGCGGTGAAGGACATCCGCAGCATCGAGATTCGGGCATCCTTCTTCCACCGGCTCCTGGGCGTCCGGGAGATACTCATCTCCACAGCCGGCAATGCGGGCGTGGAACTCACCATGCACGGCATCCCGGACGAGGTCGCCGACACCATCCAGAAGCTCCAGCGGAAGTAG